The segment AATAAGGCGACAGGATTGGCAGCGGCGATTAAGGAATTGGGCCTTTCTCCAGAAAACACCGTAGCAATTGGCGATGCGGAAAACGATCACGCGCTGTTAGAAGGCTGTGCGCTAGGAGTGGCGGTAGCAAACGCAGTTCCACTATTAAAAGCCCATGCGGATTGGGTAACCGATGACGAAAACGGTGCGGGCGTAAAACAGCTTATTGACCGTCTCTTGCAGAACGACTTAGCCGATTTGCACCCCAAACAAATCGCGGACGCCAGTCAGACGAACTAAAGGGAAAAGCGCACAAAAAAACGCAGCCGAGGCTTGTGTGCTTCGGCTGCGGCTAGCGGAGTTATGCAACCGCGTGCTTTCGGATCACTTCCCACGCATCGTCGATTTTGGATTCAAGACCGATTTTTGCGTAAGTTATTCCTTCTCCAATGCTTTGGCAATTTTCTTCGCGTGTTCTAAGTGCGACTTGGTGGTTTCGATTCCCTTATCCAGCACCGCAGCCAATTCCGGTGAAGCTTGATTACGAACTACTTCCAACGTGGCCAAAACTTGCATGTGGGCGCCGATTTGACCGCCGATATAACACTTATCAAACTCGCTGCCTTCTTTTTCATTCAAGTCTTTCTTCACCATATCCAGGAGTTTCTGTCCAATTTCCTGTTTCAACATGACGAAATTGAGCTGCTGGCTACCCAGCGGCTGCGTAGTGGACCCAGGAACGGCTGTTTCCGTTGCCGCGGTTTGTGTGCTGACGGTGTTTCGCGCTTCTGGATCGCGTCCGGGGCCGCCCTGAGTACCTGCGAAACGCTCTAACTGTTGCATAAACTCCGTATGGTCCTTCACCATTTTTTGGCCAAAATCTTTTACGTCTTTGTCTTTTGCCTTTTGCTCGGCAAGCTGTCCCAATGCAATTTCACCTTGATTGTCGACAATTAAGCAGCCGGATAGTTGCGAATCCGCGTTCATTGCCATGTTTCCGAGCACAGGCTTGTTCATTTCATGCCGCTGGGCGGTCGGTGCTTGTCCTGTTCGTAGGGGATCTTGGGCTATCGCGGCTTGGGCAATTGAAAAAATCACTATCAGAGCGACGGCAAGAGGCGTTATTTTGCGTACTAACATAAAACATACTCCTTGAAAAAAGCCCGCGAGGGTTCGGCTGTCTACAGTTTGCTGTTGATTGCAAACGTTGTGCCTCAGGCGCGCTCTTTGGTGACGGTTGCCACCAAAGCCATCGCCACTGATCAATCTCCAAACTGACATCCAAAAAGCCGATGCTGTAGCAATAACGCCAAGCGAGCTCGGTGGTGCCGCTCGCCAGTAGTCCAACCCTGGCAAATTTCGGCAGTTAAAGTGCGGATAGTTTTGCAGTTGGGTTTATGCTCTCTGTCGCGATGTTTTGTGGCGGTGGTCATGAAAATTTCCTCCCAAGCGATTCATTAATTCCTTTGCAATTCCATGCTTTACGCATGGACAGATTTGGAAGCCAACAGACGCAACAACTGTGCCAAATAAAAAACCGGTTCAATCGTCTATTTGAGCGATGAACCGGTTTGACTCCACACGTTGAGTTTGGTCCGAATGTCACCTCCCTGGCT is part of the Pirellulales bacterium genome and harbors:
- a CDS encoding DUF4142 domain-containing protein, which translates into the protein MLVRKITPLAVALIVIFSIAQAAIAQDPLRTGQAPTAQRHEMNKPVLGNMAMNADSQLSGCLIVDNQGEIALGQLAEQKAKDKDVKDFGQKMVKDHTEFMQQLERFAGTQGGPGRDPEARNTVSTQTAATETAVPGSTTQPLGSQQLNFVMLKQEIGQKLLDMVKKDLNEKEGSEFDKCYIGGQIGAHMQVLATLEVVRNQASPELAAVLDKGIETTKSHLEHAKKIAKALEKE